caatgaaagtcaaaatgtgtgatgatgtggctaattagaggcttattgaagtgttttttcttcaatatgcaaatggaactgAAACCATCAAGACAACCGAGAcagtcgaaatttcgaccgagatatggtatttataatAGATGGAATGTACCGAAACGATACCAAAATTTTGgccgaaataccgaaatttctTACAAATGTTATTTCGGGCCTTAATTCGTTTCAGAAAAAAAACACTGAAGTTCTAAAATTTTGGCGATATTTTGAACCatggtttttgttcttggactcgggggttgactttttatccttttggaaatttatttttaaactatttttattggattcaaatagggggtatttggttatttatgaataatatcttaagtaaatgaattaaattatatttggcataaataagtctAAAAATAtggcagtgcaataaggcgacagtcgcctaggACCCACGTAAACCGCCTGGAGGCAAAGGcgccaccttgacaactatgccaaGAAGATCAGCCATGGAAGCCCTAGCTCAAGGCAGATAACCCCTGGCGCTTTTCCCAATCAGCCTTTATCGTCCCAAACTTttcgaatcagttcgaggtggagttgtgttgatgggaaataatgccTCTTGTAGGACTATTGGAATGGGAGCGATTAGGATCAAAATgtatggcattgtcagaaccttatCTAATGTTAGACATGTCCTTGATTTGAAGAAAGATCTCATCattttaggcactcttgattcaaatgggtgcaagtatgcAACTGAAGGTGAAGTCATGAAAATTAGCAGGGGTGTTGTCTTGTTGATGAAAGGAATTAAGGTTGGCAATTTGAATGTGTTGTAGGGTACTAaagtcactgggtctgttgcagcagcttcatcatctatgtctgaatccgATGTCataaatttatggcacatgaggttaggccatataaGTGAAAGAAGGATGGCATCACTAAATAAAAGGGGTTTGTTATGTGGTCagagtacatgaaaaatggaGTTTTGTGAGCATTGTTTGTTTGGGAAGCAAAGgagagttagtttcagtactgctattcacaggaccaaggaaATTGTGGACTACATTCATTTAGACCTATGGGGGCCATACAGGGTTGTTtcaaaggggtgtggtgcaagGTACTTgtttactttcattgatgatttctttaagaaggtttgggtctatttcttgaagcacaaaaatgaagtatttatcactttcaaacagtggaagaatttacTTGAGAAACAAACTGAAAAAAATTAAGAGGTTAAGCACTGATAATGGCCTaaagttttgtgaaggtgactttaatgagttctgcaaaaatgaagatATTGCAAGACACTATACAATTGTTAAAACACActagcagaatggagtggcagagcgtatgaatagaaccttgttagaaaaggcaaggtggATGTTATCAAATACAGGATTAGGCAAGGAGTTCTTGGCAGTAGTTAACAGAACAACCTTGTTGGTGGAttgatctccttgcacagctattgaaTGCAAGATTCCACAAGAAATATGGTCAGGTATGTCTGCAGACTACTCcaatttaaaagtattttgaTGTCCTGTTTATGTACATgtgaatgaagggaagttggaacctagggccaagaaatgcatttttcttgggtatggatgtGGAGTGAAAGGATATAGGTTGTGTcttgatccaaagtctccaaaatttcttaataGCAAAAATGTTACTTtcgatgaatctgctatgttgcatcctaggagaGAAGTTtttattcattgtgatgaaggtcaagaaaaatctagagggAAGGTGCAGTTTGAAAGTAgtagttcatcttcaaacaaagcacaatctacttcagtttagctgcctacttttactgaaggagatgatgctcaagagaatccaGCAAAAGAGCGGTACAACATTGCCAGGGATAGACCAAGGAAGAATATTAGACCACAAAAATATTGGCATGCTGACTTTGTTgtttatgcattgtctgttgcagatacaattgaaaatagtgagcctacAATATATTTTGAAGTTGTTACTTCagttgattctacaaaatggttggtTGCCATGAatgagatggaatctcttcataaaatcAGACTTGCGAACTTGTCAAGccaagaacagggaagaaaattattggctgcaaatgggtcttcaagcagaaggaatctgccttaggtgttgaagatgctaggtacaaggcacggttggtagcaaagagctacAGTTAGGAAcaaagaattgattttaatgatgttttctcacttgttaagcatagttccaTTTGTGTCTTACTtcctttagttgctatgcatgatttagagttggagCAATTTGATGTGAAAGCAATATTCAtacatggtgaactagaagaacatatttatatgcatcaacctgaagggtttgttattgaaggtaggAGGATCATGCATGTTTGCTGAAGAAGtctgaagaagtccctatatggtttgaaatagTCTcttagacagtggtataaaatgtttgattcagttatggctagttttggatactctaGGTGTCactatgactgttgtgtttattttagaaagctctctgatgggtcattcatatatttgttactTTATGTTGGTATGTTGATTGCAGTAAAAGACATGAATGATATCAACAGGTtaaaggaacaattaagttttgaatttgagatgaaagatttgggggcaatAAGGAAGATCCTTTGTATGGAGATTAAGAGGGATAGAAAAATAGGGAAATTGTGGCTATCTCAACGGAattacactgagaaggtattgcagcgctttggcatgaaagatgccaaacctatTAGTACTTctattgcatctcattttagactctCAGTTGCTCTATCACCACaaacagatgaagaggtggagtacatgtcacatgttccatactctagtgcagttggctctgttatgtatgctatggtttgtactTGTCCTGATATTTCACAAgttgtcagtgtggtgagcagatatttgtcatgtctaggtaaagctcattgggaagcagtgaagtgtatacttaggtacttgaaagggacttctggtgtttgtttggagtttggaagGAATGGCGATAGTTTAGCTGGTTATggtgattcagattatgcaggtgatcttgacaagaggaggtcaccacaggctatgtatttactcttggaggaagtacggttagttagAAAGCTACCTTACACAGGCTACAATTGCATTTACTATTGAAGTAGAGTATATGGCAATGattgaggcaattaaagaagctatttgggtGAGAGGTTTATTGAGAGAACTCAatatggatcatggggtgactgttgtccattgtgatagccagattgttattcacttgactaaagatccaatgttttgtgagaggacaaagcacattgatgtttgGTGGGGtatcatttcatcaaagagataattgcttAAGGTAATATTCAGGTATTGAAGACAATCTAGCAAATATGTTGACTGAGCCAttgtgtgttggtaagttcaAGTAATGCTCGcctttgagttcagccctttggagggctattggagaagatgaagattttagctatttgtttgtttgttggaggagaattcaagccaaggtggagatttgttaaatttgtcttgaattcttgacttgttttgaagattgacccgctgtATGGTTCGACCAGATTGATCGCGActccgatgggtcgacccgcgacttagtatataatgtattgttgtcttATTGAGataagtcattgtattttggggattttttcaagatgggggtTTTTGGGCAAATTTTCTCGTCAATGCTTGGGTGTAATTATCTCTTTTGCATAATGAAAcatcttcgcccgaggacgtagcatatcacatcggtgtgtgaacctcattaaatctctatcTTGTGCggatctctctctttttattttcgtatttcttggtgtttgctcttaacaccttcaattctcttctccatttcttctcCACTCCCTCTGCATAATATAGAATATGAGAGTCCGCAGCTAAAActgacattctctctctctctctctctctctctctctctctctctctctctatgagaGAAGGAAAGTGTAATGTTCTATAATCATCAACATCGATGATCGGCATCCTTGGCAGTTGATAATAGTTCTATAATCATCGACATCGATGATCAGACCCCCACAGTTGCATATGTTCAGGTCTCGAACACAACTCCACTGGTATAACACTATTGTCTCCTATTTACAATGTAAATATTCTCCTGtttaaggctttttttttttcattgtttaaacatatcaaattttttttgcaaagaaATGTTGATATGAGTGGATCAGCACCCTCACCATCGACCAACAGTTGTGAAACCACGGAACTCGGAGATCAAACCCCACTGGTTGGACCTCCCGAGGTAAAACTCTAATAATCTTGTTAAATCTCTAATCCCGTCTTTGTTAAtgccttttttccccctttttcaaaactaatcaattttttttttttgtaggataATGATGATCTAGATGGATCACAAAGTAATGTTGATCTGAGTGGATCGGCACCTTTACCACTGGTGAACAGATCTGAAATCACAGAACTCAAAGATCAAACCCCACTGGTTGGACCTCCCGAGGTAAAACTCTTATAATGTAGTTGCACCTCTAATCCATCtttgttgtctttttttttttttctccataacaaatcattttcttttttgtaggGTAATGAAAATTAACTTGATGGATCACAACCAGTATCGGAAAACAGTTCAATAGGGAAGGTTGGCCTAACCACCGGATACGGAATGGGAGTAATGAGTATTGCTCAACTTTTTTTCACCTGTCCAGTTCCGATGTGATGCATCTGTCAAACCTAGGCTCACCTGGGTGTTATGACAAACTTGCTTTGGCTATTGAAAGATAATTAAGATCAGATGCATATGATAGGAGACTGCTtttctcatatgaaatgatagTTGAAACATGTCAGAACTTGCCTATGGCCTCTAGTATTCTCAGTAGGCAATTTCTTTAGTACATTCTCAGATTTTGAAGTATTAAATATCCCAAACTTTGTGTGATTTCTCTTGGCTTTTGTATGAATATATTTTTGTGCGGTAACTTTTTTTGTAGTAGCTTTTGTAATGTTCAacagttattattattaatattgaATTGTAGCTTCTATAAATTGTTGCAATACAGTAGTACCGACTTTTCccttgtcaaattttttttttctgctacaACTTTTTTTATCCTTGTTATTGACTTTCTACTATCTACTATAGTAACTCTCTGATAGACAACTGATCTTCAACATTGTAGTGGTATTAACTTTTTGTATGacaacttttcttcttctgctactATAGCTTCTACTATGTTTTGAATAGTCATATGTCCTTGATTATTTCATggtattgttcttttttttttctttatttcttctttattaatCCAAAATGGTTCCTATGTTTCAGATCGTGCAATTAAAAAGTTCCAATTGAAACCAAGTTTTGGAAACCAACGTCCTCAAATTTCAGAGTGTTCTAAGAGTGTGGGAGCAAGAAAGCAACATGAAATCATCTGCGATGATGTTCCAACCACGGACACAGCTCCAATGGTATAACACTATCCTCTCTTCGTTACGACCTGAAACTTTTCTTTGTTATGATATTTTTTCATAGTCCAAACATTAATTTCTTTTGTAGAAAGATGTTGATCAGGCTAGATCGACATCCTTAATAGCTGATAATAGTTCTACAATCATCGACATCGATGATCAGACCCCCTACAGTTGCATATATTCAGATCTCGAACACAACTCCAATGTTATAACACTATTGTCTCTTATTTACAATATAAATCTTCTCCttgttaaggtttttttttttttatttcataacatatcaatttttttttttttttgcatagaGATGATCTGAGTGGATCAACACCCTCACCATCGACCAACAATTCTGAAACCATGGAACTCGGAGATCAAACCCCATTGGTTGGACCTCCCGAGGTAAAACTCTAATAATCTAGTTACATCTCTAATCCCATCTTTGTTAATGCCTTTTTGTCCCCCATTTTTAGaactaaccttttttttttttttttttagaataatgATGATCTAGATGGACCAACACCTTTACCACTGGTGAACAGATCTAAAATCACGAAACTTGGAGATCAAACCCCACCGGTTGGACCTCCCGAGGTAGAACTCTTATAATCTAGTTACACCTCTAATCCCATCTttgttgtcttcttctttttattcataaccccttttttttttggtagggtaATGAACTTGATGGATAACAACCAATATCGGAAAACAGTTCAAAGGGGGTTAGGTTGGCCTAACCACCGGATACATAATGGGAATAATGGGGTATTGCTCAACTTTTTTTCACCTGTCTAATTCCTATATGATGCCTTTATCACACGTAGGCTCACCTCACCTGGGTGATATGACAAACTTGGTTTGGCTATTGAAAGATAATTAGGATCAGatgtatattttgtttttttatttttgacttcTTATTTTATGGTTATTTAGTATTTCACTGGGGTTTCATTTAGGTTTGTGGTTCTTGGATAGTGCTTAGGTCTTTgtggagaaggaaggagaatagGCGGAAGAGGAGTGGGGAGGAGGAAGTAGGTCCCACATGCAATTAAAAATgagttgaataaaaataaaagaattgagGTTAGGGCATTTTAggaagtttatttttattttttcttgaatcacACGAGCAATAACTAATTTTGGCGATTGAGTAAATATTTTCAAGGTTGAAACTAgtcaatgtaaaataaatttgaaacttacttatcttgtaatttattttcttatctagtgGATCTAGGTAATTTCCCCTTATATTCATGAGTCATATTGGAGAATATACTTGTGAGGGCATATTGGGAACTTCAGTTTAAATTTATTAATAACAGtatgaagaagggaaagaatgaATCAATTCTTCCTATTCTTTTGCAACCTTCTTCTGATCTAGTACCAACCGGATTCAGCCGGCATGGAACTAGTAAATTGTTCTATCCTTGCGTCAGCTAGTGATGTAGATCAGAGcatgaggaagaaaagagagcaTAAAATACCGTTCATgagttactgttcacatgaataATCTGTGAACACTGTTCATGTGAATAGTGCTTGTGCTCATATGGTCCTAGAAGGCTTAACAAATGCCTTACCAGATTGGAAAGAAGGCTGCTTTAGAAGAAATACGTAACCCATCGATTTCAGCATATTTGGCTAGGATTTTgttccctttttgtttttttttcttggttgacAAGTTAGTTTTAGTTGTTAGGAAATATTAGACTGCACCCTCCTCAGTCACCTCTTCTAGGGTTCTATTTTAGCCACCAAAATAGGCCTTTGACCAGCACAGTCTGGCCTTTGGAAGCTGTAGGAATTCTCAATTAAGTTTGCAAAGCCTTTGTCTGTGGCATTTGTGATCATGATTGGTTTCTTACCCACTTGGTGGGTTCAAGCCAAATTTGAAGAATAGTTTGGGGATATCATTGGTCATCTACAACTAAAATCTCGGGTTCATCCAAGCCCTAGTGTGCGAGTTCTCAATTTTCTCCTATTTCAGCCTAATTTTTGGATCCTGACTGGGTTAGGTCCTATGAGATCTAGCCTTAAATGAGGTAGAATCGGATTGTCAAATCGTTTCTTACAGCTAGGGTTCGGTAGCCACTTTACTCTTCTCTTCTATGTGCCACTGTTATCTCATTATTAAAAAAGATTCCAAAACCCATTTTCTCTCCTCCAAACAAATTAGGAGGCCCCTTTCTCTCTGACTCCATCTTCCACGTCCCTCTTTCAACCGTCTCCAGTAAACCCCTAAAAGTCTCCCCTCCCTCACTAAAAGAGGAAACATCTCTCACTCTCCTTCCCCATTTCTCAACCTCTACTTCATCACCCTAAAACTCTCTTTGTGAAACAGTAACACAA
This Macadamia integrifolia cultivar HAES 741 chromosome 10, SCU_Mint_v3, whole genome shotgun sequence DNA region includes the following protein-coding sequences:
- the LOC122091841 gene encoding uncharacterized protein LOC122091841 isoform X2, with the protein product MTQEKMPSVEPHKDIKIWRKVTSEISDLPDSMGGSLLIGCDIRNMTAETMEIISNEEVSVVNQDRAIKKFQLKPSFGNQRPQISECSKSVGARKQHEIICDDVPTTDTAPMNNDDLDGPTPLPLVNRSKITKLGDQTPPVGPPEGNELDG
- the LOC122091841 gene encoding uncharacterized protein LOC122091841 isoform X3 translates to MTAETMEIISNEEVSVVNQDRAIKKFQLKPSFGNQRPQISECSKSVGARKQHEIICDDVPTTDTAPMNNDDLDGPTPLPLVNRSKITKLGDQTPPVGPPECLGLCGEGRRIGGRGVGRRK
- the LOC122091841 gene encoding uncharacterized protein LOC122091841 isoform X1, which produces MTQEKMPSVEPHKDIKIWRKVTSEISDLPDSMGGSLLIGCDIRNMTAETMEIISNEEVSVVNQDRAIKKFQLKPSFGNQRPQISECSKSVGARKQHEIICDDVPTTDTAPMNNDDLDGPTPLPLVNRSKITKLGDQTPPVGPPECLGLCGEGRRIGGRGVGRRK